The Leptospira koniambonensis sequence AATGTCTATCCTCTGGTTATTCACATAACGGTTTACGATGGTTCCATGCCCTATATATCCATCAAAAAGTTTCCCTGCATAAAATGAAAAGGTTGTTTCACCTGGTTTATAAAGTCCGTACGTCCCATACCAAATATTATTGATAAGCCTTAGATAATCACTTTTTTGATCGTAATCAATTTTACGAATACTTCCCACTTTTAAGGTTGGATCTTTTGGATCCTGGTCATACGCAAGAAAGTTCATCGGAGCAGTGAGTGATAGTCCGAATTCTCCGCCAAAATTCAAATTTAAGGTAGGAGCAAGATATAGATAATAATCGTTATTAAACTTGTTCACCCCTGCATCAAATGTGAATGGATCAGGAGGTTGCATGAACTGTCTGCCAGGAGGCATCCAGAGCTGTGCTTCAAGCTCTTCCCCTGGTACTAAATAAAGGGAGAGAAGTATAATTCCCGGAAGTATTAGAGATTTCTTAATTAAATTCAAAAAGTTTAATTTCATATTTGAGCCGGAATTTCTCCGGGGACCGATTTCAATTCATCCAAAAATAGTACCACTAGTATCGTATTACAAACGTGGAATCTAAATGACTTACCGATTCTACCAGAACCTTGCGTTGAAAAACCAATAAAACAGGAACATTTCTCGTATTTTAGAAAATATTTTCCAAAATCTATAGATTTTCATTTCTTAAGGGATGAATTTTCGAAAGAAATTGCAAATCTGTTCTGAAACCCCCAACTTCCGCTATAGCGATTATTTTATCTTATTTATTAAATTTTAGATGGACATTGTAGAATAAATTTCTACACTCAGTAAAAAGGAGCCCTACTAGCGATGGCAAGAAACTATAAACCAGAAACAATCGTTCTTCACGGAGGACAGTCACCGGATCCAACTACCACATCCAGGGCAGTCCCTATTTACCAAACAACGTCCTATGTTTTTAAGGATACAGATCATGCAGCGAGATTATTCGGTCTCCAGGAATTCGGTAATATTTATACAAGGATTGGTAACCCAACTACTGATGTTCTAGAGCAAAGAGTTGCTGCATTAGAAGGTGGAGTTGCCGCCCTAGCAACCGCTTCCGGCCAATCCGCGGAAACATTAGCACTTTTGAATATAGTAGAAGCTGGACAGGAGATCGTAGCATCTTCTTCTCTTTATGGAGGAACTTATAATCTTCTTCACTATACTTTCCCTAAGTTGGGCATCAAAGTCCATTTTGTGGACCAGTCCAATCCGGAAAATTTCAAAAAAGCGATCAATGATAAGACTAGAGCAATCTTTGCTGAAACCTTAGGAAATCCTAAGTTGGATACTCTTGACATAGAAGCAGTTGCTAAGGTTGCTCACGAAGCTGGAGTTCCTCTTGTAATCGACAATACCCTACCTTCTCCTTATCTGATCCGTCCTATTGATTTTGGTGCGGACGTAGTAGTTCACTCTTTGACCAAGTTTTTAGGCGGTCATGGAACTTCCATCGGTGGGATCATTGTAGATTCAGGTAAATTCAATTGGGGAAACGGTAAGTTTAAGAATTTCACCGAGCCTGATCCAAGTTATCATGGCCTGAAATTCTGGGATGTATTCGGTAAGTTCGAACCATTTGGCGGAGTGAATATTGCATTCATCATTAAGGCTCGTGTCCAAGGTTTAAGAGATTTAGGACCTGCGATTTCTCCATTTAATGCGTTTAATATCCTACAAGGTATTGAAACTCTTCCTTTGAGGATTACTCAACATTCTCAGAATGCTCAGAAAGTTGCGGAATATCTTTCTAAACATCCTAAGGTAACTTGGGTGAACTACCCTGGTCTTCCAACTGACAAAAACTATGCTCTGGCTAAAAAATATCATACCAGAGGATTGTTCGGAGCGATCATAGGGTTCGGAGTGAAAGGTGGAATTCCTGAAGCGAAGAAGTTGATAGACGGTCTAGAATTATTCTCCTTGCTTGCAAACGTAGGAGATGCGAAATCACTTGCCATCCATCCGGCTTCTACTACTCACCAACAGTTGAGTCCAGAAGAACAATTGGCCGCGGGGGTGACTCCTGAGTTTATCAGACTGTCGGTTGGTCTAGAGCATATAGACGATATTATCACGGACCTGGACGAAGCACTGAAAAAGGTGTGACTTCCGACTCCGTTCAAAAAATCGTCTAATAATCGGCCACTTTCTCTTTTTACTTTCCTAAGCTTGCTTTGGATCGTCGAAAAAGGAAAGTGGCTTAGTTATTTGGAACTTAAATCATGGGATCGAATCAATCCGTTGGAATAGTAGAACCTAAAACCGCAGTGCTGGGAGATCTACGCCTGGACAACGGCTCCGTTCTTTCCCCTACCATAGTAGCCTACGAGACTTATGGAACTCTTTCTCCAAACAAAGACAATGCAATCTTAATCTGCCATGCACTTTCAGGTGACGCTCATGCAGCAGGCTTTCATTCAGAAGCAGACAAACGTCCTGGATGGTGGGATGAATATATTGGCCCTGGCAAATCATTTGATACAAATCAATATTTTATAATATCTTCTAATGTGATCGGTGGATGTAAGGGGTCGTCCGGACCTATGAGCACCAACCCAGTCAGCGGTAAACCTTATGGATCGAGCTTTCCTTTCGTTTCCATTAAGGATATGGTAGCTGCTCAAAAACTTTTAGTAGAATCTTTCGGTATCCAAAGATTGCTCTGTGTTGCTGGCGGCTCCATGGGTGGAATGCAAGCTTTACAATGGAGCATTTCTTATCCGGATGCTTTAGAGAATTGTATAATCCTTGCTTCTTCTGCTGAACATTCTGCGATGCAAATCGCTTTTAATGAAGTGGGAAGGCAAGCTATCCTCTCCGATCCGAATTGGAATAACGGCTTATACGAAGAGAGTGCAACTCCTAGAAAAGGTCTTGCACTCGCTCGAATGATGGGGCATATCACTTATCTTTCTGACCATAAGATGAGAGAAAAATTCGGCAGGAAACCTCCTATCGGAAACTTATTAAACTCTGATTTTGCGGTCGGAAGTTATCTGATCTATCAGGGAGAAAGTTTCGTAGATCGTTTTGATGCAAATTCATATATCTATGTGACCAAGGCATTAGATCATTTTAGCTTGGGCAAAGGACAAGAACTTACTAAAGCTCTTAGTCCAGCTCAATGTAGATTTTTAGTGGTCTCTTATAGTTCTGACTGGCTTTACCCACCTTCTCAATCCAGAGAGATCGTAAGAAGTTTAGAAGCTTCTGATAAAAGAGTCTTTTATGTGGAGCTTACTACGAACGAAGGCCATGATAGTTTTCTTCTTCCAAACCAAAGACAAGAAGATGTGATCCGAGGTTTTCTAAATATGCCGGTGAACGAATGATAGATTCTAAGATCTTAAGTAGCACTACTCTGAGTGAAAGACCGGACTTCGCGTATATTCTGGATACAATCTCACCAGGCTCCAGAGTTTTGGACCTTGGCTGTGGTAATGGAGATCTTCTCTATCTTCTAAAACAAAAAGGAATTAGAGGACAAGGGATCGAGAAGGATGAGGACGCAATCGTAGAATGTATCCGCAAGGGTGTGTATGTTCACCATGGAGATATTGACGAGGGCTTAAATCATCACGAAGACAAACGTTTTGATTATGTGATCTTAAACCAAACCATCCAAGAGACTAGACATCCCGGCGATATCATTAAGGAATGTTTGAGGATCGGTAAACGAGTGATCATCGTTTTCCCGAATTTTGGATACTGGGAAGTTCGTTTCAGAATCTTATTCCAAGGAAAAACGCCTGTTACGGATCTTCTTCCTTATCGTTGGTTCAATACACCAAACCTGCACTTTTTATCCGTTCTGGATTTCCAGGAATTCTGCGATATTCGTGGTTTTACGGTAGAAGACAGAGCATTCTTCACTGACTTAAAGCAGGTAAAGTTTAGTCCGAACTTTTTTGCAAAGTTAGCGCTTTTCCAGATTAGATAGTTTCGCACAGAGATCGCTGAGGACGCAGAGAATTTTCTCACGCAGAGACGCCAAGGCGCGGAGGGTCTCTTGTAGGAGTTCCACAACTGGGACCTGTCTATCTTAACAACTTTTGAAATTCC is a genomic window containing:
- a CDS encoding O-acetylhomoserine aminocarboxypropyltransferase/cysteine synthase family protein: MARNYKPETIVLHGGQSPDPTTTSRAVPIYQTTSYVFKDTDHAARLFGLQEFGNIYTRIGNPTTDVLEQRVAALEGGVAALATASGQSAETLALLNIVEAGQEIVASSSLYGGTYNLLHYTFPKLGIKVHFVDQSNPENFKKAINDKTRAIFAETLGNPKLDTLDIEAVAKVAHEAGVPLVIDNTLPSPYLIRPIDFGADVVVHSLTKFLGGHGTSIGGIIVDSGKFNWGNGKFKNFTEPDPSYHGLKFWDVFGKFEPFGGVNIAFIIKARVQGLRDLGPAISPFNAFNILQGIETLPLRITQHSQNAQKVAEYLSKHPKVTWVNYPGLPTDKNYALAKKYHTRGLFGAIIGFGVKGGIPEAKKLIDGLELFSLLANVGDAKSLAIHPASTTHQQLSPEEQLAAGVTPEFIRLSVGLEHIDDIITDLDEALKKV
- the metX gene encoding homoserine O-acetyltransferase MetX — its product is MGSNQSVGIVEPKTAVLGDLRLDNGSVLSPTIVAYETYGTLSPNKDNAILICHALSGDAHAAGFHSEADKRPGWWDEYIGPGKSFDTNQYFIISSNVIGGCKGSSGPMSTNPVSGKPYGSSFPFVSIKDMVAAQKLLVESFGIQRLLCVAGGSMGGMQALQWSISYPDALENCIILASSAEHSAMQIAFNEVGRQAILSDPNWNNGLYEESATPRKGLALARMMGHITYLSDHKMREKFGRKPPIGNLLNSDFAVGSYLIYQGESFVDRFDANSYIYVTKALDHFSLGKGQELTKALSPAQCRFLVVSYSSDWLYPPSQSREIVRSLEASDKRVFYVELTTNEGHDSFLLPNQRQEDVIRGFLNMPVNE
- the metW gene encoding methionine biosynthesis protein MetW, producing MIDSKILSSTTLSERPDFAYILDTISPGSRVLDLGCGNGDLLYLLKQKGIRGQGIEKDEDAIVECIRKGVYVHHGDIDEGLNHHEDKRFDYVILNQTIQETRHPGDIIKECLRIGKRVIIVFPNFGYWEVRFRILFQGKTPVTDLLPYRWFNTPNLHFLSVLDFQEFCDIRGFTVEDRAFFTDLKQVKFSPNFFAKLALFQIR